One genomic region from Leifsonia sp. Root1293 encodes:
- a CDS encoding helix-turn-helix domain-containing protein, which translates to MTTLTLSNDSIIIDDQLRDEAIELVDTAEDNHLDHLEVVIDGSRHEVPETLSRLLVHVIERAARGGTLHIRSMPQELTTTVAAELLGVSRPTFMKYIQTGAITSRIVGTHHRVKAQDVIALREERNLARVGALAALREVLDD; encoded by the coding sequence GTGACCACGTTAACGCTGTCAAACGATTCCATCATCATTGACGATCAGCTTCGAGATGAAGCGATTGAACTTGTTGATACTGCGGAAGACAACCACCTCGACCATCTCGAGGTGGTGATTGATGGCAGCCGTCATGAAGTGCCGGAGACGCTATCGCGCCTTCTTGTTCATGTGATTGAGCGCGCGGCGCGCGGCGGAACGCTTCACATTCGATCCATGCCCCAAGAACTCACGACGACGGTTGCAGCCGAGCTGTTGGGAGTCTCTCGGCCTACGTTCATGAAGTACATTCAGACCGGAGCAATCACTTCGCGCATCGTCGGCACGCACCATCGTGTGAAGGCCCAGGACGTCATTGCACTTCGCGAAGAGCGCAACTTGGCGCGTGTCGGAGCTTTGGCAGCGCTTCGCGAGGTCCTCGACGACTAA